The segment TCGGTGCGACCATTGGTTTGTAGTCCAAAAATAGTCCCTCGGTCATACACCAAATTAAACTCAACATAACGTCCCCGTCGATACAATTGAAATTGACGTTCTCTGTCTCCATATTCCGTATTGCGTCGCTTTTCGGCAATGGGAATATAAGCAGGAATAAAGGCACGTCCGCAGTCATTGACAAAGGCAAATAAGTCTTCCCAATTACGGGGTTCTAACGGGGGTAATTCATTACTATAAATGGCGGCTGCTTTGTCAGGATGGGGTCCTCGATATAGGGGATCAACACCATCTTGATAGTCAAAGAAAATTCCACCAACTCCACGCATTTCTTGACGATGGTTGAGATAGAAATATTCATCACACCAGGGTTTAAACACGGAGTAATATTCGGGGTGATGTTGATCGCAAGTGTCTTTGAGGGTACGGTGAAAATGGGCGGCATCTTCAGCAAAGGGGTAATAGGGAGTTAAATCAATCCCTCCACCAAACCACCAAACCGGACCGGCTTCAAAATAGCGATAATTGAGGTGAACGGTGGGAATATAGGGATTACGGGGATGGAGTACCATGGAGGTTCCCGTCGCATAAAAGCCATGGCCAGCAGCTTCGGGGCGTTGTTTCAAAATCGAGGGAGGGAGTTCTTTTCCCCAAACTTCTGAGAAATTGACCCCACCTTGTTCTAAAACGCCTCCATCTCGGAGTACGCGAGAACGTCCTCCACCACCTTCTTCTCGTTGCCAACTATCTTCACGAAACTTGCTTTTTCCGTCTAATTCTTCGAGGTTAGCGCAGATTTCGTCCTGCAAATCCTTCATGAACTGGCTAACCCTTTTCTGTGCATCCTGGGGGGGTAAAGAAACTTTTGGGGAGGTGAGGGGTTCGGTTGTCAAAGGGGTCATAGTGGTTGCGTTCAATCTAAACTTTTTATCATACTCTTTAGATCAATCTACGACGATAGGGACATCCAGACTAGCTTTGACAATGTATCTTAATATTTTGGGTTAGGTTAATAGGGAACAGAAAAGTTGGCATAGAATAGGCTAAGTGTTGACCACAGATTTTGAGTTAATTGAGCGTGTCTTTAGAACCCCAACCCCAATTACCCCCAACAGGAGCGATCGCCCCTGAAACTGCCCTTAAAGCCACTACTGAGCGATGGTTTGAATACCCCATCAAGGTTCAACCCCATCATACTGATTATTCAGGCACGGTATGGCACGGAACCTATCTTACTTGGCTCGAAGCTGCTAGAGTTGAGTATTTAAGCTCCATGGGGATTGATTTTGCGGAATTAGTGAGATTAGGCTGCGATCTTCCCGTTGTTGAGTTATCACTGCGTTATCACCGTTCTATCTCGTTGGGACAGGAGGCGATCGTCAAAACTCAGATGAATGAAATCACGGGAGTGCGGATGAATGTTGATTGTCGTATTGAGTCTCCTGATACTCAGGAATTTTATGTTAGTGGAAAAGTGACATTAGTGGCTATTGATCGAGAAAAGGGAAAAATTATGCGCCAACTTCCCCCCAGTGTTAAGGAGATTTTAGTTAAACTGATTCAGTCATAAATTGCTAAGAATTTCTACTATTTTATGGCGAAAAAATTGGTCATTTTGTAAGTACCATTCCCTGGCATTTTCACCTAGTTGCTTTTTGGTAGGCTCATCCATGGCTAAAACTTCTTCTATTTTTTGTTCCAACGATTGAGGAGAAACGCTATATTTAGTTCCTAATCGTAGGGGTTCTATTCGATCATAATAGGCTAATCTTCCCCGTTCGGGAGTGATTAATTCATTCATCGGTGGTGCATCTGTTGTTATGACAACTGCTTTAGTTGTCATGGCTTCTACAATATAATGGCCAAACCCTTCTACTTCTGAAGGACATAGGTGTACCCCAGAAGAATTTTGATATTGAATCAGTATCTCAGGTTCTAAAAAAGTAGTAATATATTGAATATTCTGCGCCTCAGTATGGAAGGGTTTAGCCTGTTGTCTAATGGTTAAACGAGGCCATTCAGGATGACGTAACCAAACTTCTATCAGGGTTTTTGTTCCTTTTTGAGACGCATTACTGCCAGCTAAATGGAAAAATTGATTATAATCTTTAGGATAGTTAGTATTCAATTGATCAACGCTGGTAAAACTGGTAAATTCTGTTTTACACCCTAATTTATTAAAAATATCTTGAGTCATTTTAGTACAACACAAAATATAATCTATTTGAGGGAGTAAAGAACAGGATTTTTCTGTAAACCATTCAGGCATAGGTAGCAAACAATTCACCCGTGCATAGGGCAACCAAGCAGGGATAATATCTTGTATGAAAATATTGATATCATAGGGTGGTTTTTTTCTGAAAATATTGCTACTAAATCGTTCTAAATAAGTGGTAATTCGATGAATTTTATGCTCTAAAGAAGGATGTCCTACTTTAAAAACTGAGACTCGAAAACCTGCCTGACGTAAAACCTGAGCTAAAATTGAGCTACATCTGGTTAATCCATGTTGATTATCGACTGAGATTATATTGACATAATTCATGACTGTTTATCTCCCTAATTTCTTAAGCTATTTTCTTTCATTATTTTAATCATTTCAAAGGTTTTTTCAATCATCTTGTCTTCAGAAAACCCCTGTACCCGTTGTTGAGCATTTTCTGCCATTGCTTTCATCGCTTCAGGATGATTGAGAGCCCATAAAATGGATTGAAGTAATTCTTGTTGATTTTTTGAAGTAAAGAGTAATCCATGCACTTTATTTTCAATGATTTCTGGGATTCCACTAGCATTTGATGCAACAATAGGTAATCCATGAGCCATGGCTTCACTAATAACAAAAGATTGTCCTCCTTCAAACCAAGTAGGAAAAACTAACAAATCTGATGCTTTTAACAAACAAGGAACATCAGTGCGATATCCTAACAAAATGACTTCTTTTTCTAGTCCATAACTGTTAATTTTTTTAACAAGATAATCTTTTAAATTGCCTTCACCTACCCAAACAAATTTGACCTCTGGAAATTTTTCAATTATAGAACCAATCACTTCAATGAGATCTTTATACCCCTTTTGAGAATGTAAACGTCCTACCGTTAATAAAATTTTACTATTATCAGGCAAATGTAATTCTTGCCGTAGTTGATTGCGTAATTTCGAGACTTGTTGTTCTGTGATATCAGTCAGGTTTGAATTAGCTTTTGTTCCATTATAGATTAAACTAATTTGATTTTTATCTATTTGAAAAGATTGACTAATAAATTGACGATTGTTTTCTGAAATAGCAATCCACTTTTGATGGCGACTAAAAGACCACTTATAAGCTTGTAATTTAAGTTGATTATAAGTCACTTTATTAGGAAATAAATGAAAAACGACTAAGGTTGGAGTTTTTAAAAAACCGCAAGCCAATAAACTATCAAATGCCCAATTATACCAAGGAATATTAAGATGAACAATATCAGGTTTAATTTTAATGATTACGGAAACTGTCCGAAAAAATTGAGGGATATGTTCTCTAAATAATTTCCCTCTTTTTCCGTCTACGGGAGCAATATCTAGGGGATGATATTCGATGGATTGTTTTTTGAAATCTTCAATTAAAGAATGGGTTGTTTCGATGTTAGGAAAAGCAGCGTGAACTTTCCACTGTTCTTTAACAGCAGCTTTGGCAATCGTTAGTGCATATTCTTCTGCACCTCCACGAATGTTTGAGGGAAACATAATCAGTAATTTTATCTTACTCATGAAGGGTAAGTCACCTATTTGTTAAAGGTTATTCGCTTAGTAATTGAAGGAATTAAATCTTGGGGATGTCGCCAAAAGTATTTAATTCTGACTAAAATTGCTAGATAAATTTGTAGGGTTGCAGATAACTTTTTACGATATGTATCTAACATTCTATTATAACGATCAATGGCTTGATTTCTTTGAAAATCTTGATAGCTTTTTGTGTTTTCTAAATAACGAAAATTTCCCCAAATTTCATCAATATATTTGACGTGAGCCGCTTGAACGGCTCTCAATAAGAAATCAATGTCCATGGCATAATGTTCATTAATATCATAAAGACCAATTTTATCATGAAGAGACTTATGATAAAAGTATGCTGAGGGATTAACTGGAGGAGGTGCAAACGTCCATCCTAAAAGTAAGTCAGTAATTTTCAACTTGTTCGGTTTGTTGATTTGCTTGAGGTTTCCTTCATTATCCCAAATATTACAGTTAGCAACAACTAGAGTAGGTTGAGGTAGTGTTGAAAACATTTTGCTGACTTTATTAAGGACATTGGGTTCATAAAAATCATCAACATTTAATAACCCAAGAATCTCTCCTTTTGCCATAATAATTCCCTTATTTAGCGCATCAGATTGTCCTTGATCTTGTTCTGAAATCCAGCGAATATGAGAATACTTTGCAGCATATTGCTTAATAATTTCTACCGTAGAATCTTTCGAGCCTCCATCAATAATAATATGTTCAATATCAGTACAATTCTGTTCAAGAACAACTTTGATGCAAGATTCGATAAATTTTTCACCATTATAAACGGGAGTAATAATACTAATCATTGTTATCGTTATTCAATAGATTTAATGGGTTGAGAAGATTTGAATAAATTTGATAATTTTCGTTGAGCGGATAAAAAAGCTCTAACGGGAACTTCTGTTAGCTGAGAAATAATCAAATTCCAGAAATATCCAGACTGAGGAAACCGCTTAAGTAACAACATTTCTGCGAAGACGTAAAAGCGTTGAGTTCGCGCAAATTCAGGAGGGTTATCTTCATCTCGAATTTGTTCTGGTATCGGCAATAAATGTCCAATTATTTTGCCTTTCTCGTAGAATTTTGCTTGAATAAATAATCCCAAAAGTCTATCCATACACCAAAAGGGAACATACTTAAATAGCTGACCAAAATTCATTGTTTGTATGAGATCTTGTAGGGATTCTTGTACTATTTGATTTTTCCAAACTTTCTTATCAAAATTTTCGGTATGCCATCCATGATGATCTTTTCTAATATTAATCAAACATAGCATATTAAACGGATTATCAACGGGAGCAATGGGAATTTCTTGTAAATAATTACCGTTTTCTGGAAGGCCTTCTTTGGGTTGATCTTTACGACGGATGGCGATTTCATCAATATTATCAACCTGAACCCAAGGATTAGATAAACCTTCCTTATCTCCAAAAGGAAAGCTTTTTTTAGATAATCTTAATAGCCAACTCTCAGGAAAGCGTTTAAAATACTGGAGTACAATCTCTAGTATGTCTGGGTTTAAATATTCATCACAATTAATACTCAAAACGTATTCCCCTGAAGCATTAATTAAAGCCGTCATTCTTTGGATAATTTCTCCTCTAAATGGGCTATTAATTTGCTTTAAACGAGGGTCATTAATCGGGTATTTTTCCATCCCTGGAGGATGCACTAAAATTAACTCCACCGCTCCTTTAACCTTGAGTAATTCAGTAATCCAATGATCTGAAAAATTTTCCCTAGTCGGGCTAATAATTGATAATATAGGCTTGGACATTTTTAAGGGTAAAAAATGACTTTAATATAATTGGGTTTCTTGATTGTACCCGTTTTCCTGACAGTTTGCACCAATTCTTGTCCTAACTTCTGCTTTAATGATTAGTTAAGGTAATAACAGTGACTTCAGGGGGACAAAATAGCCGTCCGGGGAAGTAAGTCCCTAACCCTCGATTGACATAAAGTTGATTTTGTTTAATTTGATGCCATCCTTGAGCCCATTGCCAATTTTTGACAACTTTAGAACAGGTTTTGACAAAAGGAAGCCAAGGATGTAGCGATTTAGGCATATATCGGCGAAGTTCATCGATTAAAATCGGTGCTGGTCCAAACCCTGGAATGTTAACATGACCCCCGTGGGTATGACCCGATAATTGTAAGTCAACTCGCCATTGTTGGAGAATGGCTGCGGAGTCGGGATTATGGGATAAGACAATACGGGGAATTTGGGGAGACAGTTGACTCATAATGGGTTTGGGGTTAAAGTCCCTAGACCAAAAATCCGCCAGTCCGACAATGGGTAATTGATGACCAAAAGGAGTAGCAATTTCATTCCAGAGAACATTAATTCCAATACTGGTTAATGCTTCAATAACTTGGGTTTTTGCGTTAGGATAACAGTAATCATGATTGCCTAAAACGGCGTAAATTCCAGCACCACTTTTGAGGGATTTTAAGCGTTTAGCCAGATCGCCAACGGTATCGGGTTTGTCGGTAATATAATCGCCTGTCAGTAACACTAAATCGGGGTTTTCGTGATTACTTGCTGCGATCGCATCGGTTAATAATTCTTCAGACAAGCGCAACCCATCGTAATGTAAATCCGATAATTGGGTTAGTTTAATTCCTACTAAGGAAGAGGGTAAATCCGCGATCGCCACGGTTAAACGTTCTACTGTTAAGGGTTCGAGCAAAATTGGCGGTAGCATCACATTGACAATCCCATACAAGCTGAGAACATTGTCTCTACAATAACCGAAAGATGGCTAACTCACCAACTATCTCTTATTAATTTTTCTTGTTATTCAGCCAATTTAAACAATTTAAACTGAGTTTAACGTCTTCATAACTATTTTAAAACTTTTTCTACAGACAAAATGAAATGTTAGTTAATATTAGATCAATCTGACTTACTCCAACAAAGTACCAATGGGGTAAGTTCAGAAAGAAGGTGTAATTCTTTATTTGGCGAAGAAATCTGATAATGAAGCTCCTATTATTAAGACAAAACCAATCCGTAGCAGAGTGTTAGAAAATCTTTTTTGTTCCCTAACAACCACTTGGGAAAAAATTAAAGTTGCATTTCCAGAGCTATAAGCTACTAAAAGGAGATATCCCAACCATTGCCGTCCCGGTGTATGACTAATAAATAGTAAGCCAAGGGACAAAAACATCAAAATAATGCTAACCCAGAGAACTATAATAAGCAAAGTTTTTTTGTGTGTGCCAGGGAGTTTTGAAATAGCGAAGGCAATCCATTGAGTTATCCCGCTAACAAGAAGAAGTATAAAAGAGGTAAATCCTAATAATTCAAATTCGGGTCGGAAAGCTCCATACCTTAACAATTGAAAATCTGGCTGGTGAGTTTTATAATCTCGAATAAGCCAGCCAATCAAAAGCAATTCTACAATTAACAATGCTAGAATACAAACTATCCCCAATCCTAGTTCCCACTTGTTTGACTGAAAATCATTATTGGTATTCATAGTAAGTAAGTGAGTAAGATTAAACTAGCAAAATAATGTTCGGCAATTTTGTCGTAATCTAAACTTCAGTTAAGTATTGTAATGGCAAATATATCCCTAAATTAATTGGCTTTGTCTTTTCATCCAAAATCCTAACATTCCTAGGAAAATTAAGCCCATCAGTCCGGCAATGGGATTATTATCAATACCCGTTATCCAAGGAGAAACTTGTCCCGTATATTCGATCAGTTTACCCACATTTAAAATATAATAACCCCAAACTAAACCGCCATGTAACCCGATACAAATGCCTAAGCGGTTGTGACGACTCCGTTTTGTCCAAACAAGGGTTAATCCTAACAAGACTAAAGCCGGAAATTGGGGAAAGGTTCTGATAATTTCGGGTAGGGGTTTAATAAAGTGAAGTCCCGCAAAAATAAGAGCATTCGTCCATAAAACTGTCTGGGGTAAATAGTTGCGTTTTAACTCTTCTAATAACCATCCTCGAAAAAATAATTCTTCCGCTAATCCAATCCCCATAGCACTTAATAAGCCTTCTAGAATAATTCTCACAATCGTCTCTGAGGGTTGGGTAAAATTAACCCATCCTAAAAGGGATTCTAGGATAAATAAACTCAAGGTAAAGAATAATCCAATCGTCAGTCCATTGAGCCATTCAACCCCATTTTTTCGGCTAAAAACTAAGCCATATTGTCTCCACCAATAGGGATCATTATAAACTTTTAAATTCCAAATAAATAACAATCCAACAAATTCTAAATAGAGTAACCCCATCGTAACAATTGTGGTTAAATTGGGGTCATTTTTGAAGAATAAATAAAGAGGAATTGCCCCTGGAAGCCACAGCAACAAGAGCAAAAGAATAAAAATTCCCAGCCGATAAGGTGCTGGGTAATTAGCCATAGCAGTTAGATCAAGTTTCAAAGCTAAAAACTGTCATTAAAATAAGGATTATTCATCCGGTTCAATGCTACTGGTTAACCCATGATTTTTGAGGGTTTCACAATAAAATTCTGCGTGTTCTAAGGCGCAAGTAATAACCAAAGCTGTCCCATTTGTATGAGCTTCCATCATAATATCAACCGCTTGGGGTTGAGTCATTCCGGCTACCGTTTGCATCAAGGTCTGAACCACATACTCCATCGAGTTAAAATCATCGTTGTGGAGTAAAACCCGATAGCGAGGTGCTGGTTTACGAACCGTTGCACTAGATGTTGATCGCTTTTCAATTACTTCAGTCGTCACAGATGGCCTCCTTTCGTTATTGTACCCTCCAAAAATCCCTGATGGGACAGGGAATCCATTAAATGTTACATCTAACTATAATATCAAATTTTAGGACTGAATGCTAGAGGCAATTATTTCTTGTCCCTTTAGTTAAGATTGAACAGAGATGGCTGAGCAAAGTGATAGATTAGCTAATAGCAGAAGCCCTATAATAGTAAATAGCCATTGCTAGTAAAATTTATGAGATGTTATTAAACTATCTTGAATGTGGCAAGAGGACTCCCGCTACACCTGTACTCAGGTTAGCGGTGAGATGAATTGCGACCAACAAATAAACCGACCGTAGGGAGTCCTTATTTCTTAGGGAAATTTGGGTTTTCAACATAATTTTTAAGTTGTTCAACAGTCACGCCCCCACAACTTGC is part of the Rippkaea orientalis PCC 8801 genome and harbors:
- the hemF gene encoding oxygen-dependent coproporphyrinogen oxidase, yielding MTPLTTEPLTSPKVSLPPQDAQKRVSQFMKDLQDEICANLEELDGKSKFREDSWQREEGGGGRSRVLRDGGVLEQGGVNFSEVWGKELPPSILKQRPEAAGHGFYATGTSMVLHPRNPYIPTVHLNYRYFEAGPVWWFGGGIDLTPYYPFAEDAAHFHRTLKDTCDQHHPEYYSVFKPWCDEYFYLNHRQEMRGVGGIFFDYQDGVDPLYRGPHPDKAAAIYSNELPPLEPRNWEDLFAFVNDCGRAFIPAYIPIAEKRRNTEYGDRERQFQLYRRGRYVEFNLVYDRGTIFGLQTNGRTESILMSLPPLVRWEYCYSPEPNTPEAELYETFLKPQDWVHWEPSHT
- a CDS encoding acyl-CoA thioesterase, giving the protein MSLEPQPQLPPTGAIAPETALKATTERWFEYPIKVQPHHTDYSGTVWHGTYLTWLEAARVEYLSSMGIDFAELVRLGCDLPVVELSLRYHRSISLGQEAIVKTQMNEITGVRMNVDCRIESPDTQEFYVSGKVTLVAIDREKGKIMRQLPPSVKEILVKLIQS
- a CDS encoding glycosyltransferase, translating into MNYVNIISVDNQHGLTRCSSILAQVLRQAGFRVSVFKVGHPSLEHKIHRITTYLERFSSNIFRKKPPYDINIFIQDIIPAWLPYARVNCLLPMPEWFTEKSCSLLPQIDYILCCTKMTQDIFNKLGCKTEFTSFTSVDQLNTNYPKDYNQFFHLAGSNASQKGTKTLIEVWLRHPEWPRLTIRQQAKPFHTEAQNIQYITTFLEPEILIQYQNSSGVHLCPSEVEGFGHYIVEAMTTKAVVITTDAPPMNELITPERGRLAYYDRIEPLRLGTKYSVSPQSLEQKIEEVLAMDEPTKKQLGENAREWYLQNDQFFRHKIVEILSNL
- a CDS encoding glycosyltransferase family 4 protein, with translation MSKIKLLIMFPSNIRGGAEEYALTIAKAAVKEQWKVHAAFPNIETTHSLIEDFKKQSIEYHPLDIAPVDGKRGKLFREHIPQFFRTVSVIIKIKPDIVHLNIPWYNWAFDSLLACGFLKTPTLVVFHLFPNKVTYNQLKLQAYKWSFSRHQKWIAISENNRQFISQSFQIDKNQISLIYNGTKANSNLTDITEQQVSKLRNQLRQELHLPDNSKILLTVGRLHSQKGYKDLIEVIGSIIEKFPEVKFVWVGEGNLKDYLVKKINSYGLEKEVILLGYRTDVPCLLKASDLLVFPTWFEGGQSFVISEAMAHGLPIVASNASGIPEIIENKVHGLLFTSKNQQELLQSILWALNHPEAMKAMAENAQQRVQGFSEDKMIEKTFEMIKIMKENSLRN
- a CDS encoding glycosyltransferase family 2 protein, with product MISIITPVYNGEKFIESCIKVVLEQNCTDIEHIIIDGGSKDSTVEIIKQYAAKYSHIRWISEQDQGQSDALNKGIIMAKGEILGLLNVDDFYEPNVLNKVSKMFSTLPQPTLVVANCNIWDNEGNLKQINKPNKLKITDLLLGWTFAPPPVNPSAYFYHKSLHDKIGLYDINEHYAMDIDFLLRAVQAAHVKYIDEIWGNFRYLENTKSYQDFQRNQAIDRYNRMLDTYRKKLSATLQIYLAILVRIKYFWRHPQDLIPSITKRITFNK
- a CDS encoding metallophosphoesterase, with translation MLPPILLEPLTVERLTVAIADLPSSLVGIKLTQLSDLHYDGLRLSEELLTDAIAASNHENPDLVLLTGDYITDKPDTVGDLAKRLKSLKSGAGIYAVLGNHDYCYPNAKTQVIEALTSIGINVLWNEIATPFGHQLPIVGLADFWSRDFNPKPIMSQLSPQIPRIVLSHNPDSAAILQQWRVDLQLSGHTHGGHVNIPGFGPAPILIDELRRYMPKSLHPWLPFVKTCSKVVKNWQWAQGWHQIKQNQLYVNRGLGTYFPGRLFCPPEVTVITLTNH
- a CDS encoding CPBP family intramembrane glutamic endopeptidase; amino-acid sequence: MANYPAPYRLGIFILLLLLLWLPGAIPLYLFFKNDPNLTTIVTMGLLYLEFVGLLFIWNLKVYNDPYWWRQYGLVFSRKNGVEWLNGLTIGLFFTLSLFILESLLGWVNFTQPSETIVRIILEGLLSAMGIGLAEELFFRGWLLEELKRNYLPQTVLWTNALIFAGLHFIKPLPEIIRTFPQFPALVLLGLTLVWTKRSRHNRLGICIGLHGGLVWGYYILNVGKLIEYTGQVSPWITGIDNNPIAGLMGLIFLGMLGFWMKRQSQLI
- the clpS gene encoding ATP-dependent Clp protease adapter ClpS translates to MTTEVIEKRSTSSATVRKPAPRYRVLLHNDDFNSMEYVVQTLMQTVAGMTQPQAVDIMMEAHTNGTALVITCALEHAEFYCETLKNHGLTSSIEPDE